Part of the Chloroflexota bacterium genome is shown below.
GGACCGCGCTGGCTTCCACTCCATCGAGATGTGGGGCGGCGCCACCTTTGACGCCATGACCCGCTTCCTGGCGGAAGACCCCTGGGAGCGCCTCCGCCTCCTCAAGCGCCTCATGCCCAAGACGCCATTCCAGATGCTCCTCCGGGGGCAGAACCTCGTCGGCTATCGCAACTATCCCAATGACATCGTCAAAGCCTTCATCAACCACGCCGCCGGATGCGGCATAGACATCTTCCGCATCTTCGATGCGCTGAACGATGAGTGGAACCTGGAAAGTTCCATCAAGTATGTGAAGGAGTGCGGCAAGCACGCCCAGGGCGCCGTCTGCTTCTCCGTCACGGAAGGGCGCGTCGGCGGCCCCATCTACAACATAGACTATTTCGTGAAGAAGGCCCTCACCCTTCAGGATATGGGCGTGGACAGCATCTGCCTCAAAGACATGGCCGGGATGATCAACCCCTACGATACCCAGGCCGTCATCCTGGCCTTCAAGTCCAAGCTTCGCGTCCCCATCCAGCTGCACACGCACTACACCAGCGGCATGGCCTCCATGGCCGTCCTCAAGGCCGCCGAAGCCGGCATAGACGCCGTGGACACCTGCCTGGCGCCCATGGCCCTTCGCGCGGCGCAACCCGCCATCGAGCCCATCGTCGCCACCCTGCGCGGCACCCCTCGCGATACCGGCCTCGATCTCGCCTACCTCCTCAAGCTCGGCGCCCACTTTGAAAAAGTCCTCCCCAAGTACCGCGATTTCCTGGACACCACGCGCTTCGCCGCCATAGATACCAACGTCCTCATGCACCAGATCCCCGGCGGCATGATCAGCAACCTCCTCTCCCAGCTCCGTGAGGCGGACGCCCTCGATCGCCTGCCGGAGGTCTACGTGGAGATCGCCAGGACGCGGGCGGACATGGGCCATCCGCCCCTGGTGACGCCCTCCAGCCAGATCGTCGGCGTGCAGGCCGTCAACAACGTCCTCTTCGGCCGCTACAAGATGATTACGGCCCAGGTGAAGGACTACTGCTTCGGCCTCTATGGCCGTCCGCCTGCCCCCATCAATCCTGACCTGGTGAAAGCGGCGCTCAAAGGCTACCCCGGCGGCGAAAAGCCCCTCACCGGCAAAACCGCCGACTACTTGAAACCCGAGCTTGACAAGGCCAAGGCCGAATCCAAAGGCGTCGCCAAAGACATCGGCGATGTCCTCACCTACGCCCTCTATCCCACCACTGGCCTCCGCTTCCTTAAGTGGAAGTACGGCCAGGAGCCCGTTCCTCCGGAGACCCAGGGCAAGACTCTGGAAGACATCAAGCGGGAAGATGAGCTCATCGCCAAGATCAAAGAGGGGAAGCCTGTGGAGACCCCCGCGAAGGCGCCGCCCGCCAAAAGCCCTCGTGCCCGCGCCTTCAACGTCTACGTTGCAGGTCAGCACTACCTGGTGGACGTTGACCCTGCCGATGGCGTCCCCAAGCTCCAGCCGCAGGTCCCTGCCTCTGGGAAAGCCCCGGCCCCTCAGCCCCAGCCGCCCAAGCCTCCCCCCGCCGTCTTCAACGGCTCGAATCAAGTCCTCGCCCCCATGCCGGGAATCGTGATAAAATGCCTCGTCGCTGAAGGAGATGTCGTGGAGGCTGGCCAAAGCGTCATCAGCCTGGAGGCGATGAAGATGGAGAACGCCCTCCCCGCACCCGCAGGCGGCAAGGTGCGCTTTACCGTCAAACCCGGCGCTAGGGTCACAAAGGGTCAAGTCTTAGCGGTCATCGAATAGCAGGAGATAGAGCACGTCCCCCATACCCGGGGGACTTTTTACGTGAACGAGCGGCCTAGGAGGACGGCATGACAACCACGGTTCAGCCCAAGAACTACACCATCGAGGAGGCCAAGACCCACTTCGGCAAGGTCCTCGAACAGCAGCTGGCGCGCGTCGAGCGCGTCAGGAAGGATACTGCGCCCACCGATTTCTCCAAGGTCAAGCCCATCATCGTCGGCATCCTCGGCGGCGATGGCATCGGCCCTTACATCGCCGCCGATGCCCAGCGCGTCCTGGAAACCCTCCTCAAGGACGAGCTCAAGAGCGGCAAGGTGCAGTTCAAGACCGTCGAAGGCCTCACCATCGAAAATCGCGCCAAGCACCTCAAGGCCATCCCGGACGACGTGCTGGCCGAGATCAAAAAGTGCCACGTCACCCTCAAGGGCCCCACCACGACTCCTGAAAAAGGCGATGGATGGCCCAATATCGAAAGCGCCAACGTCGCCATGCGCAAAGAGCTCGATCTCTTCGCCAACGTGCGCCCCGTCCGCATCCCTAGTCAGGGCATTGACTGGATCTTCTTCCGCGAAAACACGGAGGACGTCTATGCCGTCGGCAGCCAGGGCATCCAGGTGAACGACCTGGCCGTGGACTTCAAGGTCATCACCGCCCCGGGCTCCCGCCGCATCATCCGCATGGGCTTTGATTACGCCAAGCGCAACGGCAAGACCAGCGTCACCATCGTCACCAAGGCCAATGTCGTCAAGACGACGGACGGCCTCTTCCTGGAAATGGCCAAGGAGGTCGCCAAGGACTATCCCGGCATCAAGTGGGAGGGTTGGTACATAGACATCATGACCGCCAAGCTCTTGGACACCAAGCGCCGCACCGATTTCCAGGTCATCGTCCTTCCCAACCTCTACGGCGATATCATTACGGATGAAGCGGCGGAGATCCAGGGAGGCGTCGGCACCGCGGGCAGCGCCAACATCGGCAACAAGTACGCCATGTTCGAAGCGATCCACGGCAGCGCCCCGCGCATGGTCAAGGAAGGCCGCGCCAAGTACGCCGACCCCAGCTCCATGATCCGCGCAGGCGCCATGCTCATGGAGCACATCGGCTTCGGCGCCACCGCCCAAAAGCTCAATATCGCCCTGGAGGTCTGCGGCCAATTCGAAAAGAAGCTCGTCATGACCGGCCGCGATACCGGCGCTACCGGCAAGGAGTTCGGCGACTACATCCTAGACACCATCAAAGACCCCACCCTGGAGTCCCGCTGGAAGAAATACTCCGGCGCCAAGTAACTGCCTGTCACCCTGAGCGCTCCCGGTCCGCCGGGAAGCGAACGGGCCTACGAAAGCGATCGTCCGTCACAAAGACAAGCAGCCCGATCATTGAACTCTCCTTAAGGCAACAGGACCGCACATCAGCAACCAACGCACAGGAGCAGAAGAAAGCACATGCGAAAGAAAGTGACCGTCGTCGGAGCAGGCAACGTCGGCGCCACCCTCGCCCAGCGCGTGGCCGAAAAGGGCTATGCCGATGTCGTCCTCGTGGACATCGTCGAAGGCCTCCCCCAGGGCAAAGCCCTCGATATCCAGGAGTCCGCCCCCGTCCTGGAGTTCGATTCGCGCATCACCGGCTCCAACACCTATGAGGCCACCGCGAACTCGGACATCGTCGTCATCACCGCCGGCATCGCGCGCAAGCCCGGCATGAGCCGCGACGACCTCCTCAACACCAACCAGAAGATCGTCGGCGGCGTGACGGAGCAGGTCGTCAAATACTCCCCCAACGCCGTTCTTATCATCGTCAGCAACCCCTTGGACGCCATGTGCCACGTGGCCCACAAGGTCAGCAAGTTCCCCAGGAACCGCGTCATCGGCATGGCGGGCGTCCTGGATACCGCCCGCTTCCGCACCTTCATCGCCATGGAGCTCAACGTGGCGGTGGAAGAAGTCCAGGCCTACGTCCTCGGCGGCCACGGCGATACCATGGTCCCCCTCACCCGCTACACCAGCGTCGCAGGCATCCCCGTCGGCGAGCTCATCCCCAAAGGCCGCCTCGACCAGATCGTCCAGCGCGCCCGGGATGGCGGCGCGGAGATCGTCAGCCTCCTCAAGACCGGCAGCGCCTACTACGCCCCTTCGGCCTCAACCCTCCAGATGGTGGAGGCCATCCTCTTCGATAAGAAGCGTATCCTCCCCTGCGCCGCGCTCCTGGAGGGCGAGTACGGCATCAAGGGCCTCTACATCGGCGTGCCCGTGAAGCTCGGCGCATCCGGCATCGAGCAGATCATCGAAGTGAAGCTCACGCCCGATGAAGGCGCCGCCCTCAAGAAGTCGGCCGCGGCCGTCCAGGAGCTCGTCACCGCCCTGAAGTTGTAAGCCCCGTCAGCCAAGTTCCCCCTCAGGGGCGGCTCATCCGAGCCGCCCTATTATTTTTCCGCGCATGCCCTTCCGTTGACACCCCGTCTCGACGGTCATATCATGACCGCCACAGCCGTATCACCTGGAGGGCGCGATGCACAAATGGGGCGTCATTTCAGCCGATTCCCACATCCTCATCAAGGACGATGCCCTCCTCAGCCATCTGGAGCCCAAGTGGCGCGCTCCCGTCAAAGAGGTCTTTGACTCCCGGCTCAAGGCCATCAAAGAGAGCAGCTCCCGCCTCTATGAGACGCCCAAGTGGGCCGCAGCCGGGCGCGCAGGGGAGTGGGACCCTACCGAACGGCTTAAGGACATGGACACCGATATGGTGGACGCCGAAGTCCTCTACTCCTCGCCCGATGGCGGCACCCGTTACTACTCCCTCCCCAGGGAAGGCTGCATCAAGGCTATCCAGGCCTTCAACGATGCCGCCCTTGATTTCACCAGCGCCGATCCCAAGCGCCTCCTCGCCGTCCATCTCGCCCCCGTCACCGACCCGGAGACGGCGGTGACGGAGGTGAAGCGCCTGGCTCACGCGGGCGTCAAGGCCATCATGATCCCCGCCCAGCCCTTGGACCTCGGCCTCAAGCCATATTGGGATAGGTCATGGGACCCCCTCTGGGCAACCCTGGAAGAGACGGGCATCCCCGTCAGCCAGCATCTGGGAGGCAACCAGACCCTCCAGCGCCTCATGCCCCACGATCCAACGCCTAACTACGGCATCTTCCGCGCCCTCTCTCAGCTCGTCCTCTCGGAACAGCTCGCCGGCTGGTGCATGGCCGGAACGCTTCACCGCTTCCCCAAGCTCAAGATCGTCATGGTCGAAGCCGGCCTGGGCTGGATACCCTACATGTTGGAGCGCATGGACTACACCGTTCGCAAGCTCCAGTGGAAGAAAGAAGTCCTGCCGGAAAAGCCCAGCCACTACTGGTACCAGTCCATAGCGGCGACTTTTGAAGAGGACGAGTTCGGGGTGAGGAATCG
Proteins encoded:
- a CDS encoding pyruvate carboxylase subunit B — encoded protein: MTQQKPNPEAVSPLRITETSFRDGHQCTVATRMRTADLEAIAEAMDRAGFHSIEMWGGATFDAMTRFLAEDPWERLRLLKRLMPKTPFQMLLRGQNLVGYRNYPNDIVKAFINHAAGCGIDIFRIFDALNDEWNLESSIKYVKECGKHAQGAVCFSVTEGRVGGPIYNIDYFVKKALTLQDMGVDSICLKDMAGMINPYDTQAVILAFKSKLRVPIQLHTHYTSGMASMAVLKAAEAGIDAVDTCLAPMALRAAQPAIEPIVATLRGTPRDTGLDLAYLLKLGAHFEKVLPKYRDFLDTTRFAAIDTNVLMHQIPGGMISNLLSQLREADALDRLPEVYVEIARTRADMGHPPLVTPSSQIVGVQAVNNVLFGRYKMITAQVKDYCFGLYGRPPAPINPDLVKAALKGYPGGEKPLTGKTADYLKPELDKAKAESKGVAKDIGDVLTYALYPTTGLRFLKWKYGQEPVPPETQGKTLEDIKREDELIAKIKEGKPVETPAKAPPAKSPRARAFNVYVAGQHYLVDVDPADGVPKLQPQVPASGKAPAPQPQPPKPPPAVFNGSNQVLAPMPGIVIKCLVAEGDVVEAGQSVISLEAMKMENALPAPAGGKVRFTVKPGARVTKGQVLAVIE
- a CDS encoding isocitrate/isopropylmalate dehydrogenase family protein; protein product: MTTTVQPKNYTIEEAKTHFGKVLEQQLARVERVRKDTAPTDFSKVKPIIVGILGGDGIGPYIAADAQRVLETLLKDELKSGKVQFKTVEGLTIENRAKHLKAIPDDVLAEIKKCHVTLKGPTTTPEKGDGWPNIESANVAMRKELDLFANVRPVRIPSQGIDWIFFRENTEDVYAVGSQGIQVNDLAVDFKVITAPGSRRIIRMGFDYAKRNGKTSVTIVTKANVVKTTDGLFLEMAKEVAKDYPGIKWEGWYIDIMTAKLLDTKRRTDFQVIVLPNLYGDIITDEAAEIQGGVGTAGSANIGNKYAMFEAIHGSAPRMVKEGRAKYADPSSMIRAGAMLMEHIGFGATAQKLNIALEVCGQFEKKLVMTGRDTGATGKEFGDYILDTIKDPTLESRWKKYSGAK
- the mdh gene encoding malate dehydrogenase, whose protein sequence is MRKKVTVVGAGNVGATLAQRVAEKGYADVVLVDIVEGLPQGKALDIQESAPVLEFDSRITGSNTYEATANSDIVVITAGIARKPGMSRDDLLNTNQKIVGGVTEQVVKYSPNAVLIIVSNPLDAMCHVAHKVSKFPRNRVIGMAGVLDTARFRTFIAMELNVAVEEVQAYVLGGHGDTMVPLTRYTSVAGIPVGELIPKGRLDQIVQRARDGGAEIVSLLKTGSAYYAPSASTLQMVEAILFDKKRILPCAALLEGEYGIKGLYIGVPVKLGASGIEQIIEVKLTPDEGAALKKSAAAVQELVTALKL
- a CDS encoding amidohydrolase, encoding MHKWGVISADSHILIKDDALLSHLEPKWRAPVKEVFDSRLKAIKESSSRLYETPKWAAAGRAGEWDPTERLKDMDTDMVDAEVLYSSPDGGTRYYSLPREGCIKAIQAFNDAALDFTSADPKRLLAVHLAPVTDPETAVTEVKRLAHAGVKAIMIPAQPLDLGLKPYWDRSWDPLWATLEETGIPVSQHLGGNQTLQRLMPHDPTPNYGIFRALSQLVLSEQLAGWCMAGTLHRFPKLKIVMVEAGLGWIPYMLERMDYTVRKLQWKKEVLPEKPSHYWYQSIAATFEEDEFGVRNRHDIGVNSLMWASDYPHPDSTWPDSHGSIKKQFAGVPADEVKKMTYGNVVRFYHLN